AGGTCGCGCTGCCCTTCCTCGGCGGACAGCCGTACACCGGCGAACACGACCCCTACACCGTGGTGTTCGCCGCCCAGCCCTCCGTCCCGGACAGCCGCAAGGACCGCACCTACCTGCTGGACCGGCTGATCCAGCACGCCCGCAGGCACCCCGAGCGCGAGGTGCTGCTGAAACTGCGCTCCCGGCCCGGCGAGCACACCACGCACATCGAGGAACTGCCCTACCAGAAGCTGGTCCAGGGCAAGGACCTGCCCGCCAACCTCCGCCTGGTGTACGGCCACATGGGCGAGGTGCTGGACCGCACCGACCTGCTGGTCACGGTCAGCTCCACGGCCGCCCTCGAAGCCCTGCACCGCCGCATCCCGACGGTCGTCCTGACCGACCTGGGGGTGCGCGAGGTGCTCGGCAACCACCACTTCACCGGCTCCGGGTGCCTCGCCTCCTGGGACCAGCTCGACGCCGGGCACCGCCCCGCGCCGGACGCGACCTGGGTGGCCCGGCAGGGCGTCGCGCCCGGCGGGGAGGGCTCGTACGCCACCGCCTTCGACGCGGCCCGCGAGCGCATCGCCCGGCTGCTGGACCGGCCGGGCGGCCTGCCGCCCCTGAACCCCTACTACACACCCGAGACCGCGCCCGGCTATCTGCCCGGCATCCTCGCCCGCCACCACCTCGGCCCCGACGGCGCCCCGCTGCCCGGCGCACCCGCCGCCGACAAGCAGCCAGGACCCGTCCGCCAGATCGTGCGCCGGGCCGCGCGCGGCGCCTACCGCCACGGCGTGCAGCGCGTGGCCCCCGTGATCCGACGAATGGGAGAGCTGTGAGCGACCGGATCCCCCGGCAAGGAGTGGACCACATGACCGACGCCGACCACGACGCCCCCGCGGTGCGCCGCGTGCTCGCGGTGATCCCGGCACGCGGCGGCTCCAAGGGCGTCCCCGCCAAGAACCTCGCCCCCGTCGGCGGTGTCCCGCTGGTGGCCCGCGCGGTCCGCGAGTGCCGCGCCGCCCGGCTGGTGACCGACGTGGTCGTCTCCACCGACGACCCGGCCATCGCCGCCGCCGCCCGGCAGGCCGGCGCCGAGGTCGTGCTGCGCCCCGCCGCCATCGCCGGCGACACCGCCACCTCCGAGGCCGCCGTCCTGCACGCCATGGACGTCCACGAGGCCCTGCACGGCACGGCCGTCCACGCGGTGCTGCTGGTGCAGTGCACCAGCCCGTTCCTCCTGGGCGAGGACATAGACGGGGTCGCCTCCGCGGTGGTCGAGCACGGCGCGGACACCGCGCTCACGGTCGCGCCGTTCCACGGCTTCGTCTGGCGGGACGCGGC
Above is a genomic segment from Streptomyces collinus Tu 365 containing:
- a CDS encoding DUF6716 putative glycosyltransferase, whose translation is MPVSATKSLRVAVLADSDTRWKWGALTAQRVTPTGDGLRLDGYLLRGRATPTARQLTEVGVQPDSLREVTGAEFLRVMAEESYDVLVLALVGGGVQAMLHGLRNAWGGSGRRPVVVTGYVGVVYEKLADGLLLRHGADLVLANSRADAERFRAVYEGVGADATAVTEVALPFLGGQPYTGEHDPYTVVFAAQPSVPDSRKDRTYLLDRLIQHARRHPEREVLLKLRSRPGEHTTHIEELPYQKLVQGKDLPANLRLVYGHMGEVLDRTDLLVTVSSTAALEALHRRIPTVVLTDLGVREVLGNHHFTGSGCLASWDQLDAGHRPAPDATWVARQGVAPGGEGSYATAFDAARERIARLLDRPGGLPPLNPYYTPETAPGYLPGILARHHLGPDGAPLPGAPAADKQPGPVRQIVRRAARGAYRHGVQRVAPVIRRMGEL